The Gemmatimonadaceae bacterium genomic interval CCCGGTCATGTCGATGCGCGGGGCCGGTGGCGAGCTTCACGAAGTGGAAGGCGCCGGTGCTCCCGTCCTGGCCGAACCCGCCGAACCCGCCGACCTCTAGCTGAACCGTCGCGCCAGCACGGCGCACAGGTCACGCAGCGGTGAAATCGCCTAACGCTCGGGGGCTATGGCGAGGCGCAGGAACTCCTCGCGCGTGCGCGCGTCGTCGCGAAAGCACCCCAGCAGCGCCGAGGTGATCGTCTTCGAGTTCTGCTTCTCCACTCCCCGCATCATCATGCACAGGTGGTACGCCTCCACCACCACCCCCACCCCCCGGGGCGCCAGCACCTCCTGGATCGCCCCCGCAATCTCCCCCGTCAGCCGCTCCTGCACTTGCAGCCGGCGGGCAAACATGTCCACGATCCGCGGCAGCTTGCTCAACCCCACGATCGTCCCGTTCGGGATGT includes:
- the folE gene encoding GTP cyclohydrolase I FolE; protein product: AEAHEHMVMVRDIELYSMCEHHLLPFFGKAHIAYIPNGTIVGLSKLPRIVDMFARRLQVQERLTGEIAGAIQEVLAPRGVGVVVEAYHLCMMMRGVEKQNSKTITSALLGCFRDDARTREEFLRLAIAPER